The genome window GCATTTTTCTGATCAAGGTGGTAGATATCTGGTGATAAACGTAAGTTTCCTTGCTCGTTTATCCAAGCAGTTTGGTAAGTTATATAAACAGGTAATGGGGTTTTGAGCGGTAAATTAGTGGTTTTTCCGGATTCAATTGCCGAATGCATTTTATCTAGGTGCAATGATTTATCCGCTTTAAGCAGGTATTTTGCCAGTAAACTTGCATCCTCTAACCTAATACAACCGTGACTTAACGCCCTATTACTTTGCCTAAACAAAGACTTTACTGGTGTGTCATGCAGGTAAACGGAATAGTTATTGGGAATATTGAACCGGTAATAACCTAAAGCATTATTTGCTCCCGGCGCTTGTACTAAACGATATGATTGCAACAGCTTACTTAAGTTTAAATCCGGGTCATCAATCTCTCTGGTTTCAACATTCTTCCAATAGCCTTTTACTAATTGAAAATTTTTACGTTTTAGAGATAAAAAATCTTGCCTATATTCAGGTATCAATTCATTCTTAATGATGTTTTGAGTGGGTGTCCAAGTTGGGTTTAATGTTACCCGATTTATTTCAGTGACCATTTGCGGGGTTTGATTGTCTACATCACCAACAATGACTCGCATTTTTACAGTTTCATCACCATCTTCAATCACAGAAAGTTGGTAACCTGGAATATTTACCAGTAAATACTTTTCTGGTGGCACTTTAGGTAAACTGAACCAGCGCCATAAGTTTACCTGTAACTGTTTAACTCGCATTTGTGGCTTTACCTTTAAGGCTGCATAAGTTTTAGGTCCGAGCTTACCATCGGCTTCTAAACCATGACGACCTTGAAACTTTTTCAATGCTGCGACTACAACAGAATCATATACATCTAATCGCGACTTTGTCTGGGCCTTGCTCGGTAAGTCACCTAACATGGTTAAAATTTGTCTGATGCCTTTAACTTGGTTATGACTTTGTCCAAGTCTAGGTTTAAAATTATCATCAAGCATAGGCCATTGATATCGGGCTAAATATCGATATTCAGATATTGCTGTTCGAAGTAGTGAAATTTGATCATAAGCTGGGATGAGTGATAACAAAAGCTCATCGGAAGCATCTTCAACAATGGCATTAAGCAACTCACTTTTAACATCTATTTGTTGCCGATAATGAATCGCCGACAGATGAAGTAATTGTACAAAACCATTCGTTAACACTCTATCATGCTGTTCATATTGGCTATATTTAAGTACATTAACATTGATTAAGTTGTGCCAACCTAAATCGGCTAATAGCCGGTGCAAAGACAAGCCTGATAGTGTTAACCCGGTTTTATCAAACCACAAAAAATGCTTATTACTGCTAGCAAGTAAATACTGATAATGGCTTGAGGCAGCCAATGGTTCAGAACTTTGATTTTCTAGTTTGTGCTCATTTATGACGAGTAAAGGTTCAGGATTTGTATTTGCAGAAACAACTATAGAAATGGGCAAAAGAGCCAGCAATGCTGCCCTCAAAAATTTAATTAAGCAAAAAGAAATAACCTCTACCTTAACCCACACTTTTACTTCCTTGAAGTTGAGTAAAGTTACCTTGAATAGCCGATCCCATATTTGGGATCAACTCAGAGCGTAAGCGTTGATAGCGAAGGTAAGTAGCACTATGGATTAAATCTCTGTTGCCATGGGCATACGAATTTGGCGTAATATTAAAATGTTCTTTAAAGCTTCGACAGAAATGTGACGGGTTAGAAAAGCCCATTTGGTACGATATTGTGGTTACAGAGCTATTGCTTTGTGAAAGTAACCGCTCACTTTCTTCTAGTTTTCTACACAAAAGATAATGGCTATAAGTTAGCCCACATAAGTCCTTAAACATATGACACAGTCGACTTGGACTTAAATGGATATTGTGCGACAAGTCCTGCAGAGAAGGCCCTTTGGCAAAATCGCGTTCAATAATATTAAGTAATGATGATATTGGATTTTCTTTATCGATTTGTTCGCAAGTCAAACTTTGCGCGTTTTCCAATTCTTCAGAAAAGCATATTATGTCAGTTTTGTTTTTAATGGTGCAGATTAAACTCAGCTTATCTTGTTCTGAAAAAGGAAATAAAAATAAATCATTAACACCTAAGTGTAAAGATTGATGTAATAACGGAATAGAAACAGCACTAGATACGACAAACAGTAAGCTATCTGAAAATTTATTTCTTATATATTCAATATTGTGCAAGTGAGTTGCACTGGTGTAGTCCATTAAATATATAATAGCACCAGGAAGATCTATAGATAGTTCTAGTTCATCCATAGAGTAAATTGATTCTAACTTGCAAAATGGGCTTAACTCTTCCTTGCAGTGTTTTGCTAGCACTAGATCAAATGAAACCAAAAGCAAGGTATTTACCTTTTTATTTTTCTTAACCAACATAAACAATCCCTTTACATCCCTTAGGTTTTTACAGCAAACTTCTATTGCTTATTAATTAATCTAGGATTGATAAAGGGATCTGTCAAATTTTAAAAGGTTTTATCCTTATAACTACCACAAGTAGGAAGTCTTTCGTAGTCGTGTATATACAATTAACTAATAACCTACTGATAAGTAAGTTATAATTTGTTTAACTTTAATAATCTCCCATTGATATGAAAAATTTAATTACTTTAGCTTGGCTTTGCTTTTGCATTTCAATACTCTTATTTTCATTTGGGCTAAGTTGGCAACTCAATAAAAGCGTAAACTTCACTTACCCGTTTTGGTATGAAGTGCTTGATATTAATGCACACATCAAAAAATATGCTCCGCAAAATAAATATCAAAAACAAGATTTTGTAAACACTGATAAAAACCAACACTATGAGTTATTTGAACAGGTAGTTATAGCTATTAACAATCAAGGTGAGAATTTAGCAAATATTGAATATTACACTTCGAGTAAACAGACAAAATTATTTACGCAAAGTGAAGTAATACATTTACAAGATGTGAGCAATTTGGTGGATACGCTTAGAATAGTTTGGTTAGTGAACTTATTACCTTTGATAATATTCAGTTTGTTATATATGCAGAGAAAAATATCCATGCCTAATAATAAATTAAAAATTCAGGCACTGGTTGCTAGCATTGTTGTACTTACTGTAAGTTTTGTAATATTTGGTTTTAAGAAAATTTTCTATTATTTGCACACTGTAGTATTTCCAGATAATCATCAGTGGTTTTTCTATTATCAAGAATCATTAATGAGTACCTTTATGAAGGCACCAGATTTATTTGCCGCGATAGGGGTTAATTTATTAATTACTAGTTTTTTTATCATTTGCCTCTATTTATGGTCGATTCATAAGTATTTGCCCCCCTCAAAGATTAACAATAACTAATACAATGTTATTATTTCCACTTTTGTAATTATAGATATAGCTACCTAGGCTATACCTGTTTGGCGAAAATTTG of Thalassotalea fonticola contains these proteins:
- a CDS encoding L,D-transpeptidase family protein yields the protein MPISIVVSANTNPEPLLVINEHKLENQSSEPLAASSHYQYLLASSNKHFLWFDKTGLTLSGLSLHRLLADLGWHNLINVNVLKYSQYEQHDRVLTNGFVQLLHLSAIHYRQQIDVKSELLNAIVEDASDELLLSLIPAYDQISLLRTAISEYRYLARYQWPMLDDNFKPRLGQSHNQVKGIRQILTMLGDLPSKAQTKSRLDVYDSVVVAALKKFQGRHGLEADGKLGPKTYAALKVKPQMRVKQLQVNLWRWFSLPKVPPEKYLLVNIPGYQLSVIEDGDETVKMRVIVGDVDNQTPQMVTEINRVTLNPTWTPTQNIIKNELIPEYRQDFLSLKRKNFQLVKGYWKNVETREIDDPDLNLSKLLQSYRLVQAPGANNALGYYRFNIPNNYSVYLHDTPVKSLFRQSNRALSHGCIRLEDASLLAKYLLKADKSLHLDKMHSAIESGKTTNLPLKTPLPVYITYQTAWINEQGNLRLSPDIYHLDQKNAALAQFHATDSNSVITLSQNNF
- a CDS encoding lipoprotein intramolecular transacylase Lit — protein: MKNLITLAWLCFCISILLFSFGLSWQLNKSVNFTYPFWYEVLDINAHIKKYAPQNKYQKQDFVNTDKNQHYELFEQVVIAINNQGENLANIEYYTSSKQTKLFTQSEVIHLQDVSNLVDTLRIVWLVNLLPLIIFSLLYMQRKISMPNNKLKIQALVASIVVLTVSFVIFGFKKIFYYLHTVVFPDNHQWFFYYQESLMSTFMKAPDLFAAIGVNLLITSFFIICLYLWSIHKYLPPSKINNN
- a CDS encoding helix-turn-helix transcriptional regulator, with translation MLVKKNKKVNTLLLVSFDLVLAKHCKEELSPFCKLESIYSMDELELSIDLPGAIIYLMDYTSATHLHNIEYIRNKFSDSLLFVVSSAVSIPLLHQSLHLGVNDLFLFPFSEQDKLSLICTIKNKTDIICFSEELENAQSLTCEQIDKENPISSLLNIIERDFAKGPSLQDLSHNIHLSPSRLCHMFKDLCGLTYSHYLLCRKLEESERLLSQSNSSVTTISYQMGFSNPSHFCRSFKEHFNITPNSYAHGNRDLIHSATYLRYQRLRSELIPNMGSAIQGNFTQLQGSKSVG